A genomic window from Cloacibacillus evryensis DSM 19522 includes:
- a CDS encoding IS30 family transposase yields the protein MSHQEDTTKERKATPHINRCERDTIERFYKEGLSIGQIALLLKRDKSTIKREIKRGTVTQVKQNPSYSKKVDWSERISYTIYLAEVGQKRYEENRKRCGAKNKVIQCTDMVEFVESKIRSREKWSVDAAVGYAKENRLFRHTFTTKTFYNWIEDRIVRTRNIDLPLKVRRKPKSLRRERKKVLGRSIYERPKHIQERKEFGHWEGDGIVGKEQSGHILTLVERKIGMA from the coding sequence ATGAGCCATCAAGAAGATACCACAAAAGAGCGGAAAGCAACACCTCATATCAACCGCTGTGAACGAGATACGATCGAACGTTTTTACAAAGAAGGTTTAAGCATAGGCCAAATAGCCCTGCTTCTAAAGCGGGATAAAAGTACGATCAAGCGCGAGATCAAACGAGGAACTGTCACGCAGGTGAAGCAAAATCCCAGCTATAGCAAGAAAGTGGACTGGTCAGAGCGTATTTCATACACCATCTATCTGGCCGAAGTGGGACAAAAGAGGTACGAAGAAAATCGTAAGAGGTGCGGAGCAAAAAACAAAGTCATCCAATGCACTGATATGGTGGAATTCGTGGAGTCAAAGATTCGTTCGAGAGAGAAATGGTCTGTGGACGCGGCTGTCGGTTATGCGAAAGAGAATCGGTTGTTCAGGCATACGTTTACGACAAAGACATTTTATAACTGGATCGAAGATAGGATAGTGCGAACCAGGAATATCGACTTACCGCTGAAGGTACGCCGTAAGCCAAAGAGTTTAAGGAGAGAGCGTAAAAAGGTATTGGGACGTAGTATATACGAACGGCCAAAGCATATTCAGGAGCGCAAAGAATTCGGTCATTGGGAAGGAGACGGTATTGTAGGAAAAGAGCAGAGTGGACATATCCTGACGTTGGTTGAACGCAAGATAGGAATGGCATGA
- the istB gene encoding IS21-like element helper ATPase IstB, producing MISQQTINQLHDMHLSFLAGDIKERQADASFCELSFDEQITVIVDREWHRRRSKRITDLIREGQFCYNSASVLEIDYAQERGLVKKQINELAACSYIENGHNIMIMGATGVGKSYLACALGTAACRNRYSCRYTRTPELLDQLAMARTDGSVRQIIQQYRKPRLLILDEWLITRISHGGLEDIFEIMECRSTEQRSTIFCSQIETSEWLAALGNSLMAESLMDRIIHCSYKIVLHGDSMRKKKD from the coding sequence ATGATTAGCCAGCAGACGATAAACCAGCTGCATGATATGCACCTCAGTTTCCTCGCCGGCGACATCAAGGAGCGACAGGCCGACGCTTCTTTCTGCGAACTCAGCTTCGACGAGCAGATAACCGTCATTGTGGACAGAGAGTGGCATAGGAGGCGCAGCAAGCGCATTACAGACCTTATAAGGGAGGGGCAGTTCTGCTACAACAGCGCTTCAGTGCTTGAGATAGACTATGCACAGGAGCGCGGACTGGTAAAAAAGCAGATAAACGAACTTGCGGCCTGTTCTTATATTGAAAACGGACACAACATCATGATCATGGGAGCCACCGGAGTGGGAAAAAGTTATCTCGCATGCGCGCTGGGAACGGCGGCCTGCCGCAACCGCTATTCCTGCCGTTACACCCGAACGCCGGAACTGCTGGATCAGCTTGCGATGGCGAGGACCGATGGCTCTGTACGCCAAATTATACAGCAATACAGAAAACCCCGGCTCCTTATCCTGGACGAATGGCTTATAACCCGGATCAGCCATGGAGGACTTGAAGACATCTTTGAAATAATGGAGTGCCGCAGCACAGAACAGCGCTCGACCATATTCTGCAGTCAGATAGAGACCTCGGAATGGCTGGCTGCGCTCGGCAATTCGTTGATGGCCGAAAGTTTAATGGACAGGATCATTCATTGTTCGTATAAAATCGTGCTTCACGGCGACTCAATGAGGAAGAAAAAGGATTGA